One Campylobacter concisus DNA segment encodes these proteins:
- the pglF gene encoding UDP-N-acetylglucosamine 4,6-dehydratase (configuration-retaining) has product MFHATKLKRLVFFLLGDVFIFVFSIYAAYLLRFNADIPDIYVQGLFVTAGFLIVFKLFFMWMFKIYKVPWRFFGLNEARKIFLAHVCAAILFTIVFFIIQDFLNPYPRSVIFIDLLISCLLIGLLRISKRMVLDFSNRPHKGEPCIVIGATSKALHVLRGLKQGYLDYYAVGVVDGRSDLVGTYCDGFLVQDKKDIPSLIKDYDAKTAIIALALDQDELQALVDELTGYGIRDMKLFSLIENEPIKDISIEDLLARKPKDLNPEAISNFLKDKKVLVTGAGGSIGSEICKQCLKYGVSELIMVEHSEFNLYKIGEDTRDKRTVSKLVNITNLKDFEEVFEEFRPEIVIHAAAYKHVPLCELNPRSAVENNILGTKNAVDLSKKYGAKKFVMISSDKAVRPTNIMGTTKRVCELYALNSNEAGVCEIVCVRFGNVLGSSGSVIPKFKAQIAANKPLSVTHPEITRYFMLTSEACQLVLQAASIAKGGELFVLDMGEPVKIVDLAKKMLLLSNKEHLGIEFVGLRPGEKLYEELLINKDDVQTKYESIFVTHSQPYDLTLLNSQINGLLQLEDDEVASALKVIVPEFNHALNLKG; this is encoded by the coding sequence ATGTTTCATGCAACGAAGTTAAAAAGGCTCGTATTTTTCCTTCTTGGCGATGTTTTTATATTTGTTTTTTCGATATATGCAGCTTATCTTTTAAGATTTAACGCCGACATCCCAGATATCTACGTGCAAGGGCTTTTTGTAACGGCTGGATTTTTGATCGTATTTAAGCTCTTTTTTATGTGGATGTTTAAAATTTACAAGGTGCCGTGGAGATTTTTTGGCTTAAATGAAGCTCGTAAAATTTTCCTAGCTCACGTTTGCGCGGCGATCTTATTTACGATCGTATTTTTTATCATACAAGATTTTTTAAATCCTTACCCAAGAAGCGTCATCTTTATCGACCTTCTCATCTCGTGCCTACTCATCGGGCTTTTGAGAATTTCAAAGCGTATGGTGCTTGACTTTTCAAATAGACCCCACAAAGGCGAGCCTTGTATCGTTATAGGCGCGACCTCAAAGGCGCTTCACGTCTTACGTGGCTTAAAGCAGGGATACCTTGACTACTACGCAGTTGGCGTGGTAGATGGCAGAAGCGACCTTGTTGGCACATATTGTGATGGATTTTTAGTTCAAGATAAAAAAGATATACCAAGCCTTATAAAAGACTACGACGCAAAGACTGCTATCATAGCGCTTGCGCTCGATCAAGACGAGCTTCAAGCTTTAGTTGATGAGCTAACTGGATATGGCATAAGAGATATGAAACTCTTTTCGCTTATCGAAAATGAGCCGATCAAAGATATCTCGATCGAAGATTTGCTCGCTAGAAAGCCAAAAGACCTTAATCCAGAGGCTATTTCAAATTTCTTAAAAGATAAAAAAGTGCTTGTCACTGGAGCTGGCGGTAGTATAGGAAGCGAAATTTGTAAGCAGTGCTTGAAATATGGCGTAAGCGAGCTTATAATGGTCGAGCACAGCGAGTTTAACCTTTATAAAATAGGCGAAGATACAAGAGATAAAAGAACTGTTAGCAAGCTTGTAAATATCACAAATTTAAAAGACTTTGAAGAGGTTTTTGAAGAATTTAGACCAGAGATCGTCATCCACGCTGCAGCCTACAAGCACGTGCCGCTTTGCGAGCTAAATCCTCGCTCAGCAGTTGAAAACAACATCCTTGGCACAAAAAATGCAGTCGATCTTTCTAAAAAATATGGTGCTAAGAAATTTGTCATGATCTCTTCAGACAAGGCCGTGCGCCCAACAAATATAATGGGTACAACTAAGCGTGTTTGCGAGCTTTACGCACTAAATTCAAACGAAGCAGGTGTGTGCGAGATAGTTTGTGTGCGCTTTGGTAATGTCCTTGGCTCAAGTGGCTCAGTCATACCTAAATTTAAGGCGCAGATCGCTGCAAATAAGCCTTTAAGCGTCACGCACCCAGAGATCACAAGGTACTTTATGCTTACATCTGAAGCGTGTCAGCTAGTCCTTCAAGCAGCTTCTATCGCAAAAGGTGGAGAGCTTTTTGTGCTTGATATGGGCGAGCCAGTTAAGATCGTAGATCTTGCTAAAAAGATGCTTTTGCTTTCAAATAAAGAGCATCTGGGTATAGAATTTGTAGGGCTTAGACCTGGCGAGAAGCTTTATGAGGAGCTGCTTATAAACAAAGATGACGTTCAAACTAAGTATGAGTCGATCTTTGTGACACACTCACAGCCTTATGATCTGACCCTTTTAAATTCACAGATAAATGGGCTTTTGCAGCTTGAAGATGACGAGGTGGCATCTGCTCTTAAGGTGATCGTGCCAGAGTTTAATCATGCATTAAATTTAAAAGGCTAG
- a CDS encoding PDC sensor domain-containing protein, giving the protein MVIKDIKRFSDTRYKARAYICYLFSRNLPNRLPGVCLENIKAGFDKISHEIENFDALYILDENGIQIEDSISLNEKYKIPKGENRANKAYYYTAVREKRCVLSDPYPSSLNGGLCVTASVPIYNEKNELKFIACIDISLENILNMVDSGFVEEHFGRFLKTVYALFCASLFMICAFLFWHGVKSFISKSIEHINVEEIFESTIILTLALAIFDLVKTIFEEEVLGKNHEENSVIYKTMVRFIGSIIIALAIEALMLVFKFAITAPENIINAIYLIGGVAMLMAALSFYLFSVKRQENR; this is encoded by the coding sequence TTGGTTATAAAAGATATTAAGAGATTTAGTGACACGAGATACAAGGCAAGGGCATATATCTGCTATTTATTTAGTAGAAATTTGCCAAACAGACTGCCTGGAGTCTGCTTAGAAAACATAAAAGCTGGCTTTGATAAGATCAGCCACGAGATAGAAAATTTTGATGCACTATACATCTTAGATGAAAATGGCATACAAATCGAAGACTCGATCAGCCTAAATGAAAAGTATAAAATTCCAAAAGGTGAAAATCGCGCAAATAAAGCTTACTACTACACCGCTGTGCGCGAGAAAAGGTGCGTTTTAAGCGATCCATATCCATCAAGTCTAAATGGAGGTTTGTGCGTCACAGCAAGCGTGCCTATCTACAATGAAAAAAATGAGCTTAAATTTATCGCTTGCATCGATATAAGCCTAGAAAATATCCTAAATATGGTCGATAGCGGCTTTGTTGAGGAGCATTTTGGTAGATTTTTAAAGACAGTTTATGCGCTCTTTTGTGCATCGCTTTTTATGATCTGTGCATTTTTATTTTGGCACGGTGTAAAGAGCTTTATCTCAAAGAGTATCGAGCATATAAATGTCGAAGAAATTTTTGAATCAACCATCATTTTAACGCTGGCTCTTGCCATTTTTGACCTTGTAAAGACGATATTTGAAGAAGAAGTTTTAGGCAAAAATCACGAAGAAAATAGCGTTATTTATAAGACAATGGTTAGATTTATCGGCTCTATCATCATCGCACTTGCGATCGAAGCGCTTATGCTTGTGTTTAAATTTGCTATCACCGCACCTGAAAATATCATAAATGCTATCTATCTAATAGGCGGCGTGGCGATGCTGATGGCGGCACTTAGCTTTTATCTCTTTAGCGTAAAAAGACAAGAGAACAGATGA
- the hisH gene encoding imidazole glycerol phosphate synthase subunit HisH, with the protein MIAIIDYGAGNIKSVINAFKFLGHECVLLSEPESLKEHSHIVLPGVGAFGEAMKKLKFNGMDEAIKEAVKNGKAFIGICLGMQLLFEKSFEFGEHDGLSLLPGEVVKFDEAKFDKPLKIPHVGWNTLEFKQNSPLRLGLKELEYLYFVHSYHVICDDKFALAKTGYGYEFTSAVQHENLFGFQPHPEKSHEVGLKILENFARL; encoded by the coding sequence ATGATTGCTATTATTGATTATGGCGCGGGCAACATCAAAAGCGTGATAAATGCTTTTAAATTTCTTGGGCATGAGTGCGTTTTGCTAAGTGAGCCTGAGAGTTTAAAAGAGCACTCACACATCGTTTTACCAGGTGTTGGAGCTTTTGGTGAGGCGATGAAAAAGCTCAAATTTAACGGCATGGACGAGGCGATAAAAGAGGCTGTGAAAAATGGCAAGGCTTTTATAGGAATTTGCCTTGGCATGCAGCTTTTGTTTGAAAAGAGCTTTGAATTTGGCGAGCATGATGGGCTTTCTCTTTTGCCAGGAGAGGTTGTTAAATTTGATGAAGCTAAATTTGATAAGCCACTAAAGATCCCACACGTTGGCTGGAATACACTCGAGTTTAAACAAAATAGCCCTTTAAGATTAGGATTAAAAGAGCTTGAGTATTTATATTTTGTGCATAGCTACCATGTAATCTGTGATGATAAATTTGCACTTGCAAAGACGGGCTATGGCTATGAATTTACAAGCGCGGTGCAGCATGAAAATCTCTTTGGCTTTCAGCCTCATCCAGAAAAAAGCCACGAGGTTGGGCTTAAAATTTTAGAAAATTTTGCGAGGTTGTGA
- the hisA gene encoding 1-(5-phosphoribosyl)-5-[(5-phosphoribosylamino)methylideneamino]imidazole-4-carboxamide isomerase, which yields MEIFPAIDLKEGQAVRLSKGLMQSAKIYSNEPSELAKRFEGYGAKWLHVVDLDGAFAGEAINFNTIEKIVKATNLKVQVGGGIRDEERIKRYLDLGISRVILGSVALRDPEFTAKMAGIYRVVVGIDAKDGYVAVQGWGEVSNIKAVDLAKKFADVGVEAVICTDINKDGMLGGVNVDFSLQIARSSKLETIASGGVSDMNDILALKETNEIAGVIVGKAYYEGRLDLKDAFKQVG from the coding sequence ATGGAAATTTTCCCAGCGATAGATCTAAAAGAGGGGCAGGCGGTTAGGCTTAGTAAAGGGCTCATGCAAAGTGCTAAAATTTACAGCAACGAGCCAAGTGAGCTTGCTAAGAGGTTTGAAGGTTACGGCGCAAAATGGCTGCATGTGGTTGATCTTGACGGAGCATTTGCAGGAGAAGCTATAAATTTTAACACGATCGAAAAGATAGTAAAAGCTACGAATTTAAAGGTGCAAGTTGGTGGTGGCATAAGGGATGAAGAGCGCATAAAGCGCTATTTGGACCTTGGAATTAGCAGAGTGATCCTTGGCTCAGTTGCCCTTCGTGATCCAGAATTTACAGCAAAAATGGCTGGAATTTACAGGGTCGTAGTTGGCATAGATGCCAAAGATGGCTATGTGGCAGTGCAAGGCTGGGGCGAGGTTTCAAACATAAAAGCGGTCGATCTTGCAAAAAAATTTGCAGATGTGGGTGTAGAAGCTGTGATTTGCACCGATATTAACAAAGACGGAATGCTTGGTGGAGTTAATGTTGATTTTAGCTTGCAAATAGCTAGAAGCAGCAAGCTTGAGACTATAGCAAGTGGCGGTGTGAGCGATATGAACGACATTTTAGCACTTAAAGAGACAAATGAGATAGCTGGCGTGATCGTTGGTAAAGCTTACTATGAGGGACGACTTGATTTAAAAGATGCTTTCAAACAAGTTGGCTAG
- a CDS encoding chemotaxis response regulator CheY, with the protein MKILVVDDSSTMRRIIKNTLQRLGHQEILEAEHGLEAWNILTQNEGIEVLITDWNMPEMNGLELVKKVRAEQKYVDMPIIMVTTEGGKAEVITALKAGVNNYIVKPFTPQVLKEKLEDVLG; encoded by the coding sequence GTGAAGATTTTGGTTGTAGATGACAGCTCAACAATGAGAAGGATCATAAAAAATACTTTGCAAAGGTTAGGACATCAAGAAATTCTCGAGGCTGAGCACGGTCTTGAAGCTTGGAATATCTTGACGCAAAACGAGGGTATTGAGGTTCTTATTACTGACTGGAACATGCCTGAGATGAATGGTCTTGAGCTTGTTAAAAAGGTAAGGGCTGAGCAAAAATATGTTGATATGCCTATCATAATGGTAACAACAGAGGGCGGAAAAGCCGAGGTTATAACAGCTTTAAAAGCAGGTGTTAATAACTACATCGTTAAACCTTTTACGCCACAAGTTTTAAAAGAGAAGCTTGAAGACGTTCTTGGTTAA
- a CDS encoding 50S ribosomal protein L11 methyltransferase: MKDKFYELSIKTSNFYDEILELVFSFGVTCVEELDHKIIIREEYDLKDIAWGVEEYAKGLSSVRKISNDLKISLNLKENKDWLGEYKKAVKPILVDKIYIRPSWEEPLNGVTNIIIDPALAFGSGHHESTNSCLQLLQKYAKSGDSALDVGCGSGILSIALAKLGCKVDACDTDEQATQSSLSNAQLNEVKFNKIWTGSIANLEQKYDIVVANIIADVIFMLSNDLKKSLKKGGYLVLSGILNKYEDRIKDTFKDLELVEIKQANDWVSFVYKEMDE; the protein is encoded by the coding sequence ATGAAAGATAAATTTTACGAATTAAGCATCAAAACATCAAATTTTTATGATGAAATTTTAGAGTTAGTTTTTTCTTTTGGGGTCACCTGTGTAGAAGAGCTAGATCATAAGATCATCATCAGGGAAGAGTATGATCTAAAAGATATAGCTTGGGGTGTCGAAGAGTATGCAAAAGGGCTCTCTAGTGTTCGTAAAATTTCAAATGATTTAAAAATTTCTCTTAATTTAAAAGAAAATAAAGACTGGCTAGGCGAATATAAAAAGGCAGTTAAGCCTATTTTGGTTGATAAAATTTATATTAGACCTAGCTGGGAAGAGCCACTTAATGGCGTAACAAATATAATAATCGACCCAGCTCTAGCCTTTGGTTCAGGGCACCATGAAAGCACAAATTCTTGCTTGCAACTTTTACAAAAATATGCAAAAAGTGGTGATAGCGCTTTAGATGTGGGATGCGGAAGCGGGATATTAAGCATAGCTTTAGCAAAGCTTGGCTGCAAGGTCGATGCCTGCGATACAGACGAGCAGGCGACGCAAAGTTCGCTAAGTAACGCCCAGCTAAATGAGGTTAAATTTAATAAAATTTGGACAGGTTCTATTGCAAATTTAGAGCAAAAATATGATATCGTCGTAGCAAATATCATTGCTGATGTCATTTTTATGCTCTCAAATGACTTGAAAAAATCGCTAAAAAAAGGCGGCTATTTAGTATTGTCTGGAATTTTGAACAAATACGAAGATAGGATTAAAGATACGTTTAAGGATTTGGAGCTAGTTGAGATAAAACAGGCTAATGATTGGGTTAGCTTTGTTTATAAGGAAATGGATGAATAA
- the ftsH gene encoding ATP-dependent zinc metalloprotease FtsH, with product MNNQNNNQNNGDNNGFFNKNPIFIFAIFAIVIVLAFRSFSGDGLGGSFGLGSNAQSKMVAYSEFKDMLKNKQLNEVAISETTIKGVGSDKTIYLAKRINDPTLIGILEQNGITYSVYSENNWFGDLIFSWIIPVFIFFAIWMFIASRMQKNIGGGILGIGSAKKLINSEKPKVKFDDVAGVEEAKEEVQEIVDYLKSPDKYLRLGAKIPKGILLVGPPGTGKTLLARAVAGEASVPFFSMSASSFIEMFVGVGASRVRDLFENAKKEAPAIVFIDEIDAIGKSRNSGPMGGNDEREQTLNQLLSEMDGFDADKSPVIVIAATNRPEVLDAALLRPGRFDRQVLVDKPDFKGRCDILKVHMKDVKIGKDVNIEDIARLTTGLAGADLENIINEAALLAGRKSKTFVEQADLVEAVERSIAGLEKKSRRVNPKEKKIVTYHESGHALIAELTKGAKRVTKVSVVPRGLAALGYTLNTPEENKFMMQKHELLAEVDVLLAGRAAEEVFIKEISTGASNDLERATDIIKAMVSMYGMSDVAGLMVLEKQRATFLNGGQSIKDYSDKMAEKVDEFVKALLHERYTAVLGLLEIYKGAIENMVSALYEEETIEGKRVREIIKNYEEENGLESRLVELEEEEKGKKEE from the coding sequence ATGAATAATCAAAATAATAACCAAAATAATGGCGATAATAACGGGTTTTTCAACAAAAATCCCATTTTTATCTTTGCTATTTTTGCGATAGTTATAGTTCTAGCTTTTAGAAGCTTTAGTGGCGACGGACTAGGCGGCTCATTTGGGCTTGGTAGCAACGCTCAAAGCAAGATGGTGGCCTACTCCGAATTTAAAGATATGCTAAAAAATAAGCAACTAAATGAGGTTGCGATATCTGAAACCACGATAAAAGGCGTTGGTAGTGACAAAACCATCTATCTCGCAAAGCGCATAAATGATCCAACGCTCATTGGCATACTTGAGCAAAACGGTATAACTTACAGCGTTTATAGCGAAAATAACTGGTTTGGAGATCTTATATTTTCATGGATCATACCGGTGTTTATATTTTTTGCTATTTGGATGTTTATCGCTAGTCGTATGCAAAAGAATATCGGCGGTGGCATACTTGGCATAGGAAGTGCAAAAAAGCTTATAAATTCTGAAAAACCAAAAGTTAAATTTGACGATGTTGCAGGAGTTGAAGAGGCAAAAGAAGAGGTTCAAGAGATAGTTGATTATCTAAAGAGCCCAGATAAATATCTAAGACTTGGAGCTAAAATTCCAAAAGGTATTTTGTTAGTTGGCCCTCCAGGTACTGGTAAAACGCTTCTTGCAAGAGCTGTTGCAGGCGAGGCTAGCGTGCCGTTTTTCTCTATGTCGGCATCAAGCTTTATAGAGATGTTTGTTGGCGTTGGCGCAAGTAGGGTTAGGGATCTTTTTGAAAATGCAAAAAAAGAGGCCCCAGCGATTGTATTTATAGATGAGATCGATGCGATCGGTAAGAGCAGAAATTCTGGTCCGATGGGTGGCAATGACGAGAGAGAGCAGACGCTAAATCAGCTTCTTTCTGAGATGGACGGCTTTGATGCGGACAAGTCGCCAGTCATCGTCATAGCAGCTACAAATAGACCTGAAGTTTTAGATGCTGCACTTTTAAGACCTGGTAGATTTGACAGGCAAGTGCTTGTTGATAAGCCTGATTTTAAAGGACGTTGCGACATCTTAAAAGTCCATATGAAAGATGTGAAAATCGGCAAAGATGTAAATATCGAGGATATCGCAAGGCTTACTACTGGTTTAGCTGGCGCTGATCTTGAAAATATCATAAATGAGGCGGCACTTCTTGCAGGACGTAAGTCAAAGACTTTTGTCGAGCAGGCTGATCTGGTAGAGGCTGTCGAGAGATCTATAGCTGGCCTTGAGAAAAAATCACGCCGCGTAAATCCAAAAGAGAAAAAGATAGTCACTTACCATGAAAGCGGCCATGCCCTGATAGCTGAGCTAACAAAAGGTGCAAAAAGAGTGACAAAAGTCTCAGTCGTGCCACGCGGTCTTGCAGCACTTGGCTATACGCTAAATACGCCTGAAGAGAATAAATTTATGATGCAAAAGCATGAATTACTTGCAGAAGTGGATGTGCTTTTGGCTGGTAGGGCTGCTGAAGAGGTCTTTATAAAAGAGATATCAACTGGAGCTAGCAACGACTTAGAGCGTGCAACTGATATCATAAAAGCTATGGTTAGTATGTATGGTATGAGCGATGTTGCCGGTCTTATGGTACTTGAGAAGCAACGCGCGACATTTTTAAATGGCGGACAAAGCATAAAAGACTATAGCGACAAGATGGCTGAAAAAGTCGACGAGTTCGTAAAAGCACTTCTTCATGAGAGATATACGGCTGTGCTTGGTCTTCTTGAAATTTATAAAGGTGCCATTGAAAACATGGTCTCAGCACTTTATGAAGAAGAGACTATCGAGGGAAAAAGAGTTAGAGAGATCATCAAAAACTATGAAGAAGAAAATGGTCTTGAAAGCAGGCTTGTAGAGCTTGAAGAAGAGGAAAAAGGCAAAAAAGAGGAATAA
- a CDS encoding phosphatidylserine decarboxylase: MSGYIAKAGYKFILFFLILFVISVLFGIAPLFFIALLLLTLYFFRDPEREPFTDDKLALLSPIDGKIKEISVSNFDDKEVAKIVISKPFFGVGTLRAVSDAKVIDIKRRHGLFLCQAMKISEMLNERAIIRFEKGNIKFAMKIIAGVFSRSLEIYNITSLKASRKFGFLGSGEVILYLPRDTKICVSVGESVKAASLLGYFEEEK; this comes from the coding sequence ATGAGTGGTTACATCGCTAAAGCAGGGTATAAATTTATATTATTCTTTTTGATTTTATTTGTTATATCTGTTTTATTTGGTATTGCGCCGCTATTTTTTATAGCGTTGCTTCTTTTAACTCTTTATTTTTTTAGAGATCCTGAAAGAGAGCCTTTTACTGACGACAAACTAGCCTTACTTTCACCTATAGATGGCAAGATAAAAGAGATCAGCGTTTCAAATTTTGATGATAAAGAGGTGGCTAAGATAGTTATCTCAAAGCCATTTTTTGGCGTAGGTACGCTAAGAGCGGTGAGCGATGCAAAAGTTATTGATATAAAAAGAAGGCACGGACTATTTTTGTGCCAGGCTATGAAAATTTCAGAGATGCTAAATGAAAGAGCGATAATTCGTTTTGAAAAAGGAAATATCAAATTTGCTATGAAGATCATAGCTGGAGTTTTTAGTAGAAGTTTAGAAATTTATAACATTACCAGTCTAAAAGCCTCTAGAAAATTTGGCTTTTTAGGAAGCGGCGAAGTGATATTATACTTGCCAAGAGATACTAAAATTTGTGTAAGTGTTGGCGAGAGCGTTAAAGCTGCTTCACTTCTTGGATACTTTGAAGAGGAAAAATAA
- the pssA gene encoding CDP-diacylglycerol--serine O-phosphatidyltransferase: protein MNSLQKMQLMYILPNLFTAASAFLGVISIISSIQGNYFKAIIYIILSLILDGLDGRVARLTKTTSKFGVEFDSLADLVAFGVAPAILFYLTVGAKFGRFGALIAAMFVVFGAIRLARFNVTTGTYEPNVFIGLPIPSAAIIGVLWVGIYLKHDFLYGFEWCLILLEAVLAILMVSNIRYPSFKKMNLKQTHVIRILVALVVVFSMLYLYPYESATFLMSVYMLYGIIRAAIMFSKNHKKKESE, encoded by the coding sequence ATGAATAGCTTACAAAAAATGCAGTTAATGTATATCTTGCCAAATTTATTTACCGCAGCAAGCGCTTTTTTGGGCGTTATAAGCATCATTTCATCTATTCAGGGAAACTATTTTAAAGCTATTATTTACATCATTCTTTCACTGATTTTAGATGGACTTGATGGACGCGTGGCAAGACTTACAAAGACTACAAGTAAATTTGGCGTGGAGTTTGATAGTCTTGCAGACCTTGTAGCATTTGGCGTGGCTCCAGCGATCTTGTTTTATCTAACAGTTGGTGCAAAATTTGGCAGATTTGGTGCACTAATAGCAGCTATGTTTGTAGTCTTTGGAGCTATTAGACTTGCTCGTTTTAACGTCACCACCGGCACATACGAGCCAAATGTATTTATCGGACTTCCTATACCATCAGCAGCTATCATTGGAGTGCTTTGGGTTGGTATTTATCTAAAGCATGATTTTTTATATGGCTTTGAGTGGTGCTTGATACTACTTGAAGCGGTTTTGGCTATCTTGATGGTTAGTAATATCCGCTACCCAAGCTTTAAAAAGATGAATTTAAAACAAACTCATGTTATACGAATTTTAGTAGCGCTCGTGGTTGTCTTTTCTATGCTTTATCTATATCCTTACGAGAGTGCGACCTTTTTGATGAGCGTTTATATGCTTTATGGTATTATTAGAGCGGCTATAATGTTTAGCAAAAATCACAAAAAAAAGGAGAGCGAATGA
- a CDS encoding 2-isopropylmalate synthase has protein sequence MDKNKIIIFDTTLRDGEQSPGASMNTAEKLQIALQLERLGVDVMEAGFAAASPGDFDAVNQIAKQASNITVCSLARAVERDIKAAGEALAPAKNKRIHTFIATSPIHMQYKLKMSPDEVIRRAVEAVQYSKTFCDDVEFSCEDACRSEMNFLKEICDAAINAGAKTINIPDTVGYLYPEEITARISEIVKFIGDRAVVSVHNHNDLGMATANSLAAIKAGARQVEGTINGIGERAGNAALEEIVMAIKTRQDVFAPLYTGIISKEIYPTSRLIASITGIEPQPNKAIVGKNAFAHESGIHQDGVLKHKETYEIISAESIGLEKNSLVLGKHSGRHAFKDKLASLGFDLDSEALNKAFEKFKDLADKKKEIFDDDIRALVAEEITKIPQAYEITDLLQSSGGSLASASMSIRHNDEIVSDSALGNGTADAIFKVVDRISGISGTLKDYKVTAVSQGKDALAKVDVKVEFEGKTAVMGHGLDIDTMMASAKAYVGALNSYLRIHKN, from the coding sequence ATGGATAAAAATAAAATTATAATCTTTGATACGACTTTAAGAGATGGCGAACAAAGCCCAGGAGCTTCTATGAACACAGCTGAAAAGCTTCAGATCGCACTTCAGCTTGAAAGACTTGGCGTTGATGTGATGGAGGCTGGATTTGCAGCGGCTAGTCCAGGGGATTTTGACGCGGTAAATCAGATCGCAAAGCAGGCCTCAAATATCACAGTTTGCTCGCTTGCACGTGCAGTTGAGCGTGATATTAAGGCAGCTGGCGAGGCACTAGCTCCAGCAAAAAATAAAAGAATTCACACCTTCATAGCAACAAGCCCGATCCACATGCAATACAAGCTAAAAATGAGCCCAGACGAGGTGATCAGGCGTGCGGTTGAGGCGGTACAATACTCAAAAACATTTTGCGATGACGTAGAGTTTAGCTGCGAGGATGCATGCAGAAGCGAGATGAACTTTTTAAAAGAAATTTGCGACGCAGCGATAAACGCAGGGGCAAAAACCATAAACATCCCAGATACGGTTGGCTACTTGTATCCAGAGGAGATCACAGCTCGCATTAGTGAAATAGTAAAATTTATAGGCGATAGAGCGGTAGTTTCGGTGCATAACCACAACGATCTAGGCATGGCTACGGCAAATTCGCTAGCCGCCATAAAAGCTGGTGCAAGGCAGGTTGAGGGCACGATAAATGGCATAGGTGAGCGTGCTGGAAATGCTGCGCTTGAAGAGATCGTGATGGCTATAAAAACTCGCCAGGACGTATTTGCGCCACTTTACACAGGCATCATCTCAAAAGAAATTTATCCAACTTCAAGGCTGATCGCTAGCATCACAGGCATCGAGCCACAGCCAAACAAAGCAATCGTTGGCAAAAATGCCTTCGCGCACGAGAGTGGCATCCACCAAGATGGCGTGCTAAAACACAAAGAGACCTACGAGATCATCAGTGCTGAAAGCATTGGTTTAGAGAAAAATTCACTTGTTCTTGGCAAGCACAGCGGCCGTCATGCGTTTAAAGATAAGCTTGCTAGCCTTGGATTTGACCTTGATAGCGAGGCGCTTAATAAGGCATTTGAGAAATTTAAAGACTTGGCGGATAAGAAAAAAGAGATATTTGACGACGATATCAGGGCGCTTGTGGCAGAAGAGATCACCAAGATCCCGCAAGCTTACGAGATCACGGACTTGCTTCAAAGTAGCGGTGGCAGCTTAGCAAGTGCCTCTATGAGCATCAGGCACAACGACGAGATCGTTAGTGACTCAGCCCTTGGCAATGGCACTGCTGATGCGATATTTAAGGTAGTTGATCGCATTAGTGGCATTAGTGGCACACTAAAAGACTACAAGGTCACAGCTGTTTCTCAAGGCAAAGACGCTCTTGCAAAGGTTGATGTAAAAGTTGAGTTTGAGGGCAAAACAGCCGTAATGGGTCACGGACTTGATATCGATACGATGATGGCAAGCGCTAAGGCCTATGTTGGCGCACTAAATAGCTACCTCCGCATACATAAAAACTAA